One genomic region from Pseudochaenichthys georgianus chromosome 15, fPseGeo1.2, whole genome shotgun sequence encodes:
- the LOC117459660 gene encoding ras-related protein ORAB-1-like, with product MNPEYDYLFKLLLIGDSGVGKSCLLLRFADDTYTESYISTIGVDFKIRTIELDGKTIKLQIWDTAGQERFRTITSSYYRGAHGIIVVYDVTDQESFNNVKQWLQEIDRYASENVNKLLVGNKCDLTTKKVVDYTTAKEFADSLGIPFLETSAKNATNVEQAFMTMAAEIKKRMGPGATAGGGDKPNVKLTPGTTVKPSSGGCC from the exons TGACTATTTATTTAAGCTGCTCCTGATTGGTGACTCTGGTGTTGGAAAGTCTTGCCTTCTTCTTCGATTTGCA GATGACACATACACAGAGAGTTACATTAGCACTATTGGTGTGGACTTCAAAATACGAACCATAGAACTAGATGGAAAGACCATTAAACTTCAGATT TGGGACACGGCGGGTCAGGAAAGGTTTCGCACCATTACCTCCAGCTACTACAGAGGGGCTCATGGGATCATCGTAGTGTATGATGTCACAGACCAG GAGTCCTTCAACAACGTCAAACAGTGGCTGCAGGAGATCGATCGCTATGCCAGTGAAAATGTCAACAAGCTATTGGTGGGGAATAAGTGTGACCTGACGACAAAGAAGGTGGTGGACTACACAACAGCCAAG GAGTTTGCAGACTCTTTGGGCATCCCCTTTTTGGAAACTAGCGCCAAGAACGCCACCAATGTGGAGCAGGCCTTCATGACCATGGCTGCTGAAATCAAGAAGAGGATGGGCCCCGGGGCCACAGCCGGAGGAGGGGACAAACCAAACGTAAAGCTTACCCCCGGCACTACTGTCAAACCATCGTCAGGAGGATGCTGctga